The following proteins come from a genomic window of Chitinivibrionia bacterium:
- a CDS encoding ATP-dependent 6-phosphofructokinase, which yields MVFDYGEVCTDDFIVEMLGERNVDSPIELTSTETRGNYLPNFVDDSESIILNGHTDKKYLEEALKTKDEKYKPIFIEAAGPREKIYFEPHKVKAAIVTCGGLCPGLNNVIRDITYTLRRYGVDEIIGISNGYKGFLREFNYPIVSLSRDVVRYIHREGGTILGSSRGYGDRTKDIVNRLEDKGINMLFTIGGDGTQKGALRIYEEAKRRGLKISVVGIPKTIDNDLSYVRKSFGFETAVEEAAKAVLSATTEARSAPNGVGLVKLMGRESGFIAAHTAIAAKNVAFVLVPEVPFELEGKNGFLESLRKKVLDPKYGYAVVVVAEGAGQDLLKKSSEGKEEQLDASGNKKLDDIGTFLRDKIMKYFADKETDLNMKYIDPSYMIRSQPANANDSIHCSLLAANAVHAAMAGKTGILLGIVHNYYVHVPIEMAVKSRNTLPPNSTIWRAVLELTGQPPLMKQDAVKCNC from the coding sequence ATGGTTTTTGATTACGGAGAAGTTTGTACGGATGACTTTATTGTGGAAATGCTTGGAGAACGAAACGTCGATTCGCCGATAGAATTGACATCGACTGAAACCAGAGGAAATTACTTGCCGAATTTTGTAGATGACAGCGAGTCTATAATTCTCAACGGGCATACGGATAAAAAGTATTTGGAAGAAGCGCTGAAAACGAAAGACGAGAAATACAAACCTATTTTTATTGAGGCGGCGGGACCTCGGGAAAAAATTTACTTTGAGCCTCATAAGGTAAAAGCCGCCATAGTTACTTGCGGTGGATTATGCCCCGGTCTAAACAACGTTATTCGTGATATTACATATACTCTCAGAAGATACGGAGTTGATGAAATTATCGGCATAAGCAACGGCTACAAGGGTTTTTTGCGCGAATTTAATTATCCGATTGTTTCTCTCAGCAGAGACGTGGTGCGTTATATTCACCGTGAGGGCGGAACTATTTTAGGTTCATCTCGCGGCTACGGCGACAGGACGAAAGACATTGTTAATCGTTTGGAGGATAAGGGAATAAATATGCTCTTTACGATAGGCGGCGACGGAACGCAAAAGGGCGCGCTGAGAATTTATGAAGAAGCAAAACGCCGCGGTCTGAAAATTTCGGTAGTGGGAATTCCCAAAACCATAGATAACGATTTAAGTTATGTGCGCAAGTCATTCGGATTTGAAACGGCGGTTGAAGAAGCGGCAAAAGCAGTGTTGTCGGCGACCACCGAAGCAAGAAGCGCGCCAAACGGGGTAGGGCTTGTAAAACTTATGGGGCGCGAATCGGGATTTATTGCGGCGCACACGGCTATAGCGGCAAAAAACGTGGCGTTTGTGCTTGTTCCCGAAGTTCCTTTTGAATTGGAAGGTAAAAACGGATTTTTGGAATCTCTTCGCAAAAAAGTGCTTGACCCCAAATACGGATATGCGGTTGTTGTTGTAGCTGAGGGCGCGGGGCAAGACCTTCTTAAAAAATCCAGCGAAGGAAAAGAGGAGCAACTTGACGCGTCGGGCAATAAAAAATTAGACGACATCGGAACTTTTTTGCGCGATAAAATTATGAAGTATTTTGCCGATAAGGAAACCGATTTGAATATGAAATACATAGACCCGTCGTATATGATACGAAGCCAACCTGCTAATGCAAACGATTCCATTCACTGCTCGTTGCTTGCGGCAAACGCCGTTCACGCGGCAATGGCGGGTAAAACGGGAATACTTTTGGGGATTGTTCATAATTATTATGTGCACGTTCCTATAGAAATGGCGGTAAAAAGTCGTAATACATTGCCTCCGAATTCTACAATTTGGCGGGCGGTTTTGGAACTAACAGGACAGCCGCCGCTTATGAAACAGGATGCGGTAAAGTGTAATTGTTAA
- a CDS encoding phosphatase PAP2 family protein: MLTSIDYQLFLFFNTFFSNPFFDFVIPHITSATNLTIFYFSLSAIYIAMAKDKILALKRVVVASIILGLADLLGARVLKEFFERPRPNNALYFVDGVHILFPNVNFGRPSNAFVSFPSNHAMTNAAVATVWTLWAPKLWWIFVPFALFIGFTRIYVGVHYPLDILFGFIFGAGLGFLAYKLSKRFLEKKTDKKIKE; this comes from the coding sequence ATGTTAACAAGTATAGATTATCAGTTATTTCTTTTTTTTAATACTTTCTTTTCAAATCCGTTTTTTGACTTCGTGATTCCGCATATAACTTCGGCTACGAATCTTACGATATTCTACTTTTCGCTTTCGGCGATTTATATTGCGATGGCAAAAGATAAAATATTGGCGTTAAAAAGAGTTGTTGTCGCCTCCATAATTTTGGGGCTTGCCGATTTGCTCGGGGCGAGAGTGCTTAAAGAATTTTTTGAACGTCCTCGTCCGAACAATGCTCTTTATTTTGTGGACGGCGTACATATTTTGTTTCCGAATGTCAACTTTGGACGACCGAGCAACGCTTTTGTGTCGTTTCCGAGTAATCACGCAATGACAAACGCCGCGGTGGCAACGGTTTGGACGCTTTGGGCGCCGAAACTGTGGTGGATTTTTGTGCCTTTTGCATTGTTTATCGGCTTTACGCGTATTTATGTAGGTGTTCATTATCCGCTCGATATACTTTTCGGCTTCATTTTCGGCGCAGGTCTCGGGTTTCTCGCCTATAAATTATCGAAGCGGTTTTTAGAGAAAAAAACAGACAAAAAAATAAAGGAGTAA
- the eno gene encoding phosphopyruvate hydratase — MAYIEDIFAREILDSRGNPTIEVDVTLESGVRGRAAVPSGASTGENEALELRDGDKSRYLGKGVLKAVENVNEVIAPELIGLCALDQRGIDKRMLELDGTKTKSKLGANAILGVSLAVARAAAEELDIPLYRYIGGTNTFTLPVPMMNIINGGSHSDAPIAFQEFMIRPVGAKSFKEGLRMGAEVFHSLKKVLHDRKLSTAVGDEGGFAPNLAGGTEDALNTILTAIKNAGYKAGKKADGGDVSIALDCAASEFYKDGIYDYTKFEGPNGKKLTSAQQVDFLAKLAEDYPIDSIEDGMGESDWDGWKLLTDKIGKKIQIVGDDLFVTNVEYLKKGIDMGCANSILIKVNQIGTLTETLDAIEMAHRAGYTSVTSHRSGETEDSTIADIAVATNSGQIKTGSLSRADRTAKYNQLLRIEEELGELAVYGR, encoded by the coding sequence ATGGCTTATATTGAAGACATTTTCGCAAGAGAAATTTTGGATTCCCGCGGAAATCCCACCATTGAAGTTGATGTAACACTTGAAAGCGGCGTTCGCGGAAGAGCGGCAGTGCCGAGCGGCGCGTCAACGGGCGAAAACGAAGCGCTCGAACTCAGAGACGGCGACAAATCGCGCTACTTGGGTAAAGGCGTTCTTAAAGCAGTCGAAAACGTAAACGAAGTTATCGCTCCCGAGCTTATCGGTCTTTGCGCTCTTGACCAAAGAGGCATCGACAAAAGAATGCTTGAACTTGACGGAACAAAAACAAAAAGCAAACTCGGCGCGAACGCAATTTTGGGCGTATCGCTCGCAGTAGCAAGAGCGGCGGCGGAAGAGCTTGATATTCCTCTTTACAGATATATCGGCGGAACAAACACATTCACGCTTCCCGTTCCTATGATGAACATCATCAACGGCGGCTCGCACTCGGACGCTCCTATCGCGTTCCAAGAATTTATGATTAGACCTGTTGGCGCAAAGTCGTTCAAAGAGGGCTTGAGAATGGGCGCGGAAGTTTTCCACAGCCTTAAAAAAGTTCTTCACGACAGAAAACTTTCGACAGCAGTAGGCGACGAGGGCGGTTTTGCTCCTAACTTGGCAGGCGGCACCGAAGACGCGCTTAACACAATCCTTACCGCTATTAAAAACGCAGGCTACAAAGCAGGCAAAAAAGCGGACGGCGGCGATGTTTCTATAGCTTTGGACTGCGCGGCAAGCGAATTCTACAAAGACGGAATTTACGATTACACAAAGTTTGAAGGACCCAACGGCAAAAAACTTACTTCTGCACAGCAAGTAGATTTCTTGGCAAAACTCGCGGAAGACTATCCGATTGACTCAATCGAAGACGGTATGGGCGAAAGCGACTGGGACGGTTGGAAACTTTTGACAGACAAAATCGGTAAGAAAATCCAAATCGTAGGCGACGACTTGTTTGTAACAAACGTTGAATACCTCAAAAAAGGTATCGATATGGGTTGCGCAAACTCAATCCTTATTAAAGTAAACCAAATCGGAACGCTTACCGAAACTCTTGACGCTATCGAAATGGCGCACAGAGCAGGCTACACTTCTGTTACTTCACACAGAAGCGGCGAAACCGAAGACAGCACAATCGCAGACATCGCGGTTGCAACAAACAGCGGACAAATCAAAACAGGCTCGCTCAGCCGCGCCGACAGAACTGCAAAATACAACCAACTTCTCAGAATCGAAGAAGAATTGGGCGAATTGGCGGTTTACGGAAGATAA
- a CDS encoding phosphopantetheine-binding protein: protein MLEKFQEIVREAKGDKSIVVEPEMALLSDLKLDSFDVAGIVNEIETEFDIKVNDRDINTLKTVQNVLDYINEKQAAKK from the coding sequence ATGTTAGAAAAATTTCAGGAAATTGTCCGCGAGGCAAAAGGCGACAAGTCCATTGTAGTTGAGCCCGAAATGGCATTGCTTTCGGATTTGAAACTTGATTCGTTTGACGTTGCAGGAATAGTAAACGAAATCGAAACTGAATTTGACATTAAAGTGAACGACCGCGATATTAACACGCTCAAAACCGTGCAAAATGTTCTTGATTATATTAACGAGAAACAAGCGGCAAAAAAGTAA
- a CDS encoding ABC transporter substrate-binding protein translates to MIKYFICALIAVFFVSCGQNTSFSQESRDQYTLEQLDSIGRAFVPNIGNRGGTINLILASDPDGFAPALTSSGYSMEVLGFIFEGLVRRSPITMEFEPNIAESWEMSPDGLVWTFNLRNDVYFSDGVQLTSADVLFTFNDIVYNDRLNSPLNHNFRVDGEKIDVSAPDSFTVVFNLPKPFAPFLTVVGMSIMPKHLYAEHAANATMEAFLSSGTNPKNVVGTGAFMLSRVELGQQIILERNPYYRKRDAEGNQLPYLDFVRFAIIREPNMQTMMFQNGRIDHYMLSGEHFPLLKPREREGNFRIFRVGPRLFNRFFVFNQNNQINEETGQPFLDPIKQRWFRDKTFRQAAAYAINYDEIINIVFNGLAHPPAGVWGNHKGKFSDPDLEQFHYNPQRADSLLNSIGFLRGADGFRTDDAGNRVEFTITTSAGVERISRMFGIVRKDLENLGFRVHLDFVEFNTMISRVFNTFNWDVVAFSMGGISDPHFARSSIMHNSQRYIINPQRQDKNGNKIAKIDRDYELRIAEIFNLAVQEMDEEKRAQLYFEWQRIDRKHSHFVYLPIDEVILGVNNRLGNIHLTAHLATMESLIHNIEYIYIR, encoded by the coding sequence ATGATAAAATACTTTATTTGCGCATTGATTGCGGTATTTTTCGTATCTTGCGGACAAAATACAAGTTTTTCGCAAGAAAGCAGAGACCAATACACCCTCGAACAACTCGACAGCATCGGGCGCGCGTTTGTGCCGAACATCGGAAATCGCGGCGGAACAATCAATCTGATTTTGGCAAGCGACCCCGACGGATTTGCACCCGCGCTTACAAGTTCGGGATATTCTATGGAAGTTTTGGGCTTTATTTTTGAGGGACTTGTAAGACGGAGCCCCATAACTATGGAATTTGAGCCGAATATTGCAGAAAGCTGGGAAATGTCCCCCGACGGCTTAGTGTGGACGTTTAATTTACGCAACGACGTTTATTTTTCGGACGGCGTACAACTGACATCGGCAGACGTTCTCTTCACTTTTAACGATATAGTCTATAACGACCGCCTTAATTCGCCGCTAAATCACAATTTTCGCGTGGACGGCGAAAAAATAGACGTCAGCGCACCCGACAGTTTCACGGTTGTCTTCAATTTGCCAAAACCCTTTGCGCCGTTTTTAACGGTTGTCGGAATGTCGATTATGCCCAAACACCTTTACGCAGAACACGCCGCAAACGCTACAATGGAAGCCTTTCTTTCGAGCGGCACAAATCCGAAAAATGTCGTCGGGACGGGAGCTTTTATGTTGTCTCGCGTAGAACTGGGACAACAAATAATTCTGGAGCGAAATCCGTATTACCGTAAAAGAGACGCCGAGGGCAACCAACTCCCCTACCTCGACTTTGTGCGTTTTGCAATAATCCGCGAGCCGAATATGCAAACAATGATGTTTCAAAACGGACGAATTGACCACTATATGCTGAGCGGCGAACATTTTCCGCTTCTTAAGCCAAGGGAGCGCGAAGGAAACTTCAGAATATTCCGCGTAGGACCGCGTCTTTTCAACAGATTTTTTGTATTTAACCAAAACAACCAAATTAACGAAGAAACAGGGCAGCCGTTCCTCGACCCGATAAAACAGCGTTGGTTTCGCGATAAAACTTTCCGCCAAGCCGCCGCATACGCCATAAATTACGACGAAATTATCAACATCGTTTTTAACGGCTTGGCTCATCCGCCCGCGGGAGTTTGGGGAAATCACAAAGGCAAATTCTCCGACCCCGACCTCGAACAATTTCACTACAATCCACAAAGAGCCGACTCGCTACTTAATTCAATCGGATTTTTGCGAGGCGCCGACGGTTTCCGTACCGACGACGCGGGCAATCGCGTAGAATTTACCATTACTACAAGCGCTGGGGTAGAGCGAATTTCACGAATGTTCGGCATAGTTCGCAAAGACTTGGAAAACTTGGGCTTTCGCGTTCACTTGGATTTTGTAGAGTTCAACACTATGATTTCGCGTGTATTCAACACTTTCAACTGGGACGTAGTCGCATTTTCGATGGGCGGGATATCAGACCCGCATTTTGCACGCTCGTCAATAATGCATAATTCGCAAAGATACATAATAAATCCGCAACGCCAAGACAAAAACGGCAACAAAATCGCGAAAATCGACCGAGATTACGAACTGCGAATTGCCGAAATCTTTAATTTGGCAGTCCAAGAAATGGACGAGGAAAAACGCGCGCAGTTGTATTTTGAATGGCAAAGAATAGACCGTAAACACAGCCATTTTGTATATTTGCCAATCGACGAAGTCATCTTAGGCGTAAACAATCGCCTCGGCAACATTCACCTAACGGCACATTTAGCAACAATGGAGTCGCTCATTCACAATATTGAGTATATTTATATAAGATAA
- a CDS encoding AMP-binding protein produces the protein MIKGMLKTTSKPYPLYNREMVRDLKDLMDYASKKWGEKNAFSFEDDNDKEVNISYTRFKQEIDALGAAFYEKNIKNERIVLLGESSYLWVLSYFAGANGGSAMVPLDKNLSAEQLEVLVKDSEAGVLVYSNDFADIAEKIKSDKLKLKLNLHTDIVKMIESGKELVAQNAPSAKEFLEYKIDSEKLAAIIYTSGTTGNSKGVMLTHKNLASNVNQVVLAAEVYGRVLMVLPLNHSFAFMACVLCPLYYGCDICINKSLPNVLADMGKFKPDSILLVPLFVEKFYARVWASAEKSGKAKLLRKMIKISNFLLKFGIDLRRTLFKAVHSAFGGNLTLIVTGGAPIDERYIQGFRELGVNTINGYGITECSPVVSVNRNFWQKKGSIGFILPGINIKIFEPDEKGMGEICVKGDNVMMGYYNNAEATKEAFFEHPDGKWFRTGDVGYKDEDNFLYIGGRKKNLIILSNGENVSPEGMEQEIMTEMPYIMEVVVFQDDEEKVIVAEAYFNPEYIEQTGTQDVDYAKKFARDIVEYNRKQPPQKNIGKTLVRDEEFPKTTTKKIKRNYKK, from the coding sequence ATGATTAAGGGAATGCTGAAAACTACGAGTAAGCCGTACCCTCTTTACAATAGAGAGATGGTTAGGGACTTAAAAGACCTTATGGATTATGCAAGTAAAAAGTGGGGTGAAAAAAACGCTTTTTCTTTTGAAGACGACAACGATAAGGAAGTCAATATTTCATACACCCGCTTTAAGCAGGAAATAGATGCGCTGGGAGCGGCGTTTTACGAAAAAAACATAAAAAATGAAAGAATTGTCCTGCTTGGCGAATCTTCGTATTTGTGGGTATTGTCGTATTTTGCGGGTGCAAACGGCGGAAGCGCTATGGTGCCGCTTGATAAAAATCTTTCTGCTGAACAGCTGGAGGTATTAGTAAAAGACAGCGAGGCGGGCGTTCTTGTTTATTCCAATGATTTTGCCGACATTGCCGAAAAAATCAAAAGCGATAAACTTAAATTAAAACTTAATCTGCACACAGACATTGTTAAAATGATAGAAAGCGGAAAAGAGCTTGTTGCGCAAAACGCTCCGTCTGCAAAAGAATTTTTGGAATATAAAATTGACTCCGAAAAATTGGCGGCGATAATTTATACTTCGGGAACTACTGGAAATTCCAAAGGCGTTATGCTAACGCATAAAAACCTTGCTTCCAATGTAAATCAAGTTGTACTTGCCGCCGAAGTTTACGGAAGAGTGCTTATGGTTTTGCCGCTTAATCATTCCTTTGCGTTTATGGCTTGCGTATTGTGTCCGTTATATTACGGATGTGATATATGTATAAACAAATCGCTTCCGAACGTATTGGCTGATATGGGTAAATTTAAGCCCGACAGCATTCTTCTGGTGCCGCTTTTTGTGGAAAAATTTTATGCTCGTGTCTGGGCAAGCGCAGAAAAATCGGGCAAGGCAAAATTGCTCCGAAAAATGATAAAAATCAGCAACTTCCTGCTTAAATTCGGCATTGACCTTAGAAGAACGTTGTTTAAGGCGGTACACTCGGCATTCGGCGGAAATTTGACTTTGATTGTAACAGGCGGCGCTCCTATTGACGAAAGATACATTCAGGGCTTCCGTGAATTGGGCGTAAATACTATAAACGGCTACGGAATTACCGAATGCTCGCCCGTTGTTTCGGTAAACAGAAATTTCTGGCAGAAAAAAGGAAGTATCGGCTTCATTCTTCCCGGCATAAACATTAAAATATTTGAACCGGACGAAAAAGGAATGGGCGAAATTTGCGTTAAAGGCGACAACGTTATGATGGGCTACTACAACAACGCAGAGGCAACCAAAGAAGCGTTCTTTGAACATCCCGACGGCAAGTGGTTCAGAACGGGAGACGTGGGATATAAAGACGAGGATAACTTCCTTTACATCGGCGGACGTAAGAAAAATCTCATAATTTTGAGCAACGGAGAAAACGTTTCTCCCGAAGGTATGGAACAGGAAATTATGACCGAAATGCCATACATTATGGAAGTTGTCGTTTTCCAAGATGACGAGGAAAAAGTGATTGTAGCAGAAGCGTATTTCAATCCCGAATACATTGAGCAAACGGGAACGCAGGACGTCGATTACGCGAAAAAATTTGCAAGGGACATCGTTGAGTACAACAGAAAACAGCCGCCGCAAAAGAACATCGGGAAAACTTTGGTGCGCGACGAGGAGTTTCCAAAAACGACGACGAAGAAAATTAAAAGAAATTACAAAAAATAA
- a CDS encoding response regulator — translation MSANTRKKIFYVDDMPSNLVSLKSRLDAYYEVYPFPCFDKMFKFMQNIRPDLIILDVNMPEISGFDGIECLKKDPSFKNIPVIFLTSEDGIESSMKGHNFGAADYISKSSLSLSLSKDSDLIKRIERQLEKNN, via the coding sequence GAGTGCAAACACCCGCAAAAAAATCTTTTATGTTGACGATATGCCAAGCAATTTGGTTTCGTTGAAAAGCCGATTGGACGCTTATTACGAAGTATATCCGTTCCCGTGTTTTGACAAAATGTTCAAGTTTATGCAAAATATCAGACCCGATTTAATTATTTTGGACGTAAATATGCCCGAAATAAGTGGTTTTGACGGAATTGAATGTCTGAAAAAAGACCCGAGTTTCAAGAATATTCCAGTAATCTTCTTAACTTCGGAAGACGGAATTGAAAGTTCTATGAAAGGACATAATTTTGGTGCGGCGGACTATATATCCAAGTCTTCTCTCTCGCTTTCTCTCTCTAAGGATTCGGATTTAATCAAGCGCATTGAACGACAACTGGAAAAAAATAATTAG